The genomic DNA TATGGATGGGCTTTCTGGGACGTCAAACAGAGAAATAAGGAAAAGTTCCAGTAATGGTCTGTCCTGTCAATGTTGAATTGATGTGCCATTGCAACCAACATCCGTTATCAATGTGTGTAATATCTGGAAGTTCTTTCCAAGCCAAATATTGTGATCATCAGAAGTCCTCTTGAATTTTTAATGGGAGCAAAGTCCTTTTTATATCAGTAATAGAAGTCTTTTTCTTAATGGTATTTTACATGGGCATAACCGCTGCACTATTGCTGGCTTGACAGTAGCCATGACAGTATTACAAGGAAGGATGCAGTGATGAGACTGATCTTGTGGCTTACTCCACTTGAAACTTctgtaaatgttgaaaaaggaaATCCATTGAAAGGCATcactttaataaataaaaatcaaatctGGAATATTTCTTTATGaactaaatatttatttttgataagGTAGCATTTAAAATTGCTTACGTGTGCCATTCACAGAAATGGAGGTGGTGTCAACGTTGAAAGCTGTTATGGTTGAAGCTGCCCTTACCAAAACATTTCCAATCTGAGTGTCATTAGGAATGGATGTGGATGAAAATGTAAGGGCCAAGTTGTTGATGATTGATCCACTACTGCAAAAGGAATGACCAAagaatattgttttatttgtatgaaTTTATGACTAATACTCTTAAGATTCTATCACCATAGCATGAACAAATTACCTGAATGAAATCACCGTCAAGAAGCGGAATGAAGAAAATGCTTTTTGGTAGAAAGGTTCAAgctgcagaaataaaaaaaataaaaaaacatttgtaagtacatttattttattggcTTGTGTTTCTTCACTTATGCCTTGATTTAATTATGGTATTTCATTTggtaaaaaaagtttaaaacacTTATTAATTCTTTCATCATCATTTATGTTCTATTTAATGTATATAGAAGAAtgattcatatacagtatatatatgtaatgtgtttgcacagggctattttaaattaaaataatttaattatcttttaaatatgtataattAAAAATTGGAtggattttatttatatagtctTGCTTCAGCGCATTCTGATGGGAAATGTACTTTGTGACAACTGTAAGTGaaattcaaatatttttttgttaaagaagtaGGATAAACATacatattaaaagaaaagatgGCATATTGCAGATTCTgtaaaattataattataattaattaaatatttagtCAGATATTTCAAATTAATTAAGATGCATAGATTTTTCTCAGCTTTACTAAGAGAGTGACTTACTGTTGACTTTATTATTGATGCTCGACTTGTAAATGCTGCAGTTGATGGATTCAGCAAGTCAATTGTAAATGTTTCTCCAGCAGATCTGAAAGTCAATAGCTTTATTGTGACTGCCTCAGTAGTTGTAATTATAGTTGCAGCAGTTGAAGTTGTAGTTGAGGGTGTTGTAGTTGAGATCATTGTATTTGTAGTTGTATTTGCAGCACCTGGGATTACAGCTGTAGTATTTAAAGTGGGGGCTGCAGTTGTTGAATTTGATATATTtatgtctgtaaaaaaaaaaaaaaaggaaaaataaattatGGTAGCCAGATGGCCTTCttttaaacaaacatacacatcacTGTAGTCTAGTTAATGTTTGTCAAAGTGGACTTCATGGTTATTATGATTGTGTATGCTCTTTggcaaaacaaatttaaaatggTATTGCcaatgaaaaaaattataatttaatggTACTAGAATATGAAACTACAACTAGGGTGGTTCTTTTCAATGAAATTGTGGAGTATGTCAGATCATTGAATAACACACACTAAGCAGTTTACTCTGGTTCcccaaaactaaaactaaaaatacacatatacacacagacagtgataaataaatgacaaataacAATGGTTATATGTCCTTGCTCTAACAACTACTGGAGTGAAATGTAGGGCTAGTGTTTACTTACGAATTATTGTGATGGATGTGGTGTCAACAGTGAGGTTGAAGGTATTGTTGGGGTTAGAGACAGCCTCTACTAAGGTTTTTGCTACAACATCAGCATTTGGGATTTCTGAAGGTGAAGCAGTTTGATTGAACTCAATCCCGACCTCTGCTACAGTATTATCTATTCGTGTTCTGGCTGGGCTGCATCAAAAAGCACATATGTTCATTAAATGATATTGACACTGATAACATATGCATGTTTGTAATTATTcaattttttgtaaatattaaaaaatataatattgatGATCACAACCCAGAAAGTAAAGCAAATTCAGTTGGCTCTCAAAATTTATAAAATGTTACCTAAACTGTATGACGAAGGTGCGGATGAAAAGACGGCCAAATCTCTTACTGTAGATGGAATTATACTGGggaaataaaaagtataaacaaactaaaaatacagtattctcttaattaaatgaaaaattgCAAAAGTAATACACAGACAAATAATAAGAATAAGTACTAACCACTGCTACAACTTCTGCCTCAAGATTCTTAAATTGTATGCTGCTTTTATTGGTGAGTTCTTCTACAAATGGTACTACAAAGACTGCTGAAAGAACCACAACTGGTGGAGGAGctgcagtagtagtagtggtagtagtagtagtggtggtagtagcagttgttgttgatccacctgttgttgttgttgttgttgttgaaccaccggttgttgttgttgttgtacctCCAGTTGTTGTTGAAACACCAGTTTTTGACTCACTGGTTGTCGTCGGTCCACCAGTTGTTGTGGAACTTACAGTTGTTGTCGTGGTTCcaccagttgttgttgttgacctTCCAGTTAAAGGTAATGCAGTTGTAGTTGAACCTCCAGTTGTTGTGGATTCTCTATTTGTTGAACTCCCAGTTGTTGATGAACCTCCAGTTGTTGTCGTTGACACACCGGTTGTAGTTGAAGCACCAGTTGTTGACCCACCAGTTGTTGATCcaccagttgttgttgttgaacctGCAGTTATTGTTAAACTTCCAGTTGTAGTTAATGCACCAGTTGTCATGGATCCACCAGTTGTTGAACCTCCAGTTGTTGTTGATCCTCCACTTGTAGTTGTTCCACTAGTTGTTGAATGCCCAGTTGTAGTTGAACTTCCAGTAGCAGTTGATCcacttgttgttgttgaacCTCCAGTTGTTGTGAATCCACCTGTTGTTGAACCCCCAGTTATTGTTGTTGAACCTCCAGTTGTTGTGATTCCACCTGTTGTTGAACCTCCAGTTGTTGTCGTTGAACCTCCAGTAGCTGATCGGACACAGCTATATGTTGACACTAGCTGCGGATCCATCTGATGTGGGCCTCCAGTTGAGCTTCCAGTGTGTGGATGCTCTAGTTGCTGACCAGTTGTCGTGGATCCACCTGTTGCTGATACTCCAGCTGTTAAAACCCAGTTGATGCTCAGCAGTTGTTCCACTAGTTGTTGAATGCCCAGTTGTAGTTGAACTTCCAGTAGCAGTTGATCcacttgttgttgttgaacCTCCAGTTGTTGTGAATCCACCTGTTGTTGAACCCCCAGTTATTGTTGTTGAACCTCCAGTTGTTGTGATTCCACCTGTTGTTGAACCTCCAGTTGTTGTCGTTGACACACCGGTTGTTGTTGAAGCACTAGTTGGTGTGGATCCATCTGTTGTTGGACCTCCAGTTGTGCTGATCCAGTAGGTGTTGAATGCCCAGTTGTTGTTAAACCTTCAGTTGTTGTGGATCCACCTGTTGTTGTTGATACTCCAGTTGTTAAAAACACCAGTTGTTGTTAACCCTCCAGTTGTTGTTGAATCACCAGTTGAAGTTAATCCACTTGTTGTTGTTGGACCTCCAGTTATTGATGATACACcaactgttgttgttgctgtggaCCTTCCAGTTGTAGGTGAACCTCCTGTTGTTGATTCTCCAGTTGTAGTTGACACACTAGTTGTTATAACGCCAGTTGTTGATGAAACAccagttgttgttgctgttatttttgACTCTCCAGTTGGAGTTGAACTGCCAGTTGTGGATCTGTCAGTAGTTGAACCTCCAGTTGTTGTAGTTGTTATATatacagttgttgttgttgttgttgttgttgatctACCTATCGTTGTGGAATCTCCAGCTGTAGTTGATCCACCTATTGTTGTTGAAACTTCAGTTGTAACTGTTGTAGACCCTGCAGTTGTTGCCGTTGATCCACTTGATGTTGTTGAATCTCCAGTTATAGTTGAAACTCCAGTTGAAGTTGATCCACTTGTTGTTGTTGGACCTCCAGTTGATGATGATAAACCAGCTGTTGTTGTAGCTGTGGATCCTCCATTTGTAGTCGAGCCTCCAGTTGTGGATTCTCTAGTTGTTGAACCGCCACCTGTTGTTATTGAATCCCCAGTTGTAGTTGATGCATCAGTTGTTGACAAGCCAGTTGTAGTTGAACCTTCAGTTGTAGTTGACCCAACAGTTGCTGTTGTTGAACCTCCAGTTGTCGCTGACACACCGGTTGTAGTTGGTCCCCCAGTTGTTGCTGAACCTACAGTTGTTGTTGATTcaccagttgttgttgttgttgttgaacctCCAGTTGTTGATGCACCATTTGTTGTAGACCCTGCAGTTGTTGCAGTTGATCCACCTGCTGTTGTTAAACCTTCAGTTGTAGTTGACACACCAGTTGTTGATGAAACACCAGCTGTTGTTTCTGTGGACCCTCCAGTTGTAGTTAAACCTCCTGTTGTTGTTGATTCTCCAGTTGTTGTTGATGCACCAGTTGTTGTAGACCCTGCAGTTGTTGCAGTTGATCCACCTGTTGTTGTTAAACCTTCAGTTGTTGATACACcagctgttgttgtttctgtgGACCCTCCAGTTGTAGTTAAACCTCCTGTTGTTGTTGATTCTCCAGTTGTTGTTGATGCACCAGTTGTTGTAGACCCTGCAGTTGTTGCAGTTGATCCACCTGTTGTTGTTAAACCTTCAGTTGTAGTTGATGCACCAGTTGTTGTAACAATAGTTGTTGATGAAACATCAGTTGTTGATGCTGTTATTGTTGACCCTGCAGTTGGAGTTGAACTGCCAGTTGTGGATTCTTCAATAGTTGAACCTCCACTTGTTGTCATTGGATATCCAGTTGTTGTTGAGCCACCTATTGTTGTGGAATCTCCAGTTATAGTTGATCCACCTGTTGTTGTTGAACCTTCAGTTGTAGGTGTTGCAGTCCCTGCAGTTGTTGCCGTTGATCCACTTGATGTTGTTGAATCTCCAGTTGTAGTTGAAACTCCAGTTAAGGTTGATCCACTTGTTGTTGGACCGCTAGTTGATGATGATAAACCAGCTGTTGTTGTAGCTGTGGACCCTCCATTTGTAGTTGAGCCTCCAGTTGTTGTGGATTCTCCAGTTGTTGAACCTCCACCTGTTGTTATTGAATCCCCAGTTGTAGTTGATGCATCAGTTGTTGATTCACCTGTTGTTGTTGAACCTTCGGTTGTAGTTGACACACCAATTGTTGACCCACCAGTTGTAGTTGATCCATCAGTTGTGGTGGAGCCTTCTGTTGTTGTTGAACCTCCACCTGTTGTTATTGAATCCCCAGTTGTAGTTGATGCATCAGTTGTTGACAAGCCAGTTGTAGTTGAACCTTCAGTTGTAGTTGACCCAACAGTTGCTGTTGTTGAACCTCCAGTTGTCGCTGACACACCGGTTGTAGTTGGTCCCCCAGTTGTTGCTGAACCTACAGTTGTTGTTGATTcaccagttgttgttgttgttgttgaacctCCAGTTGTTGATGCACCATTTGTTGTAGACCCTGCAGTTGTTGCAGTTGATCCACCTGCTGTTGTTAAACCTTCAGTTGTAGTTGACACACCAGTTGTTGATGAAACACCAGCTGTTGTTTCTGTGGACCCTCCAGTTGTAGTTAAACCTCCTGTTGTTGTTGATTCTCCAGTTGTTGTTGATGCACCAGTTGTTGTAGACCCTTCAGTTGCTGCAGTTGATCCACCTGTTGTTGTTAAACCTTCAGTTGTAGTTGATGCACCAGTTGTTATAACACCAGTTGTTGAACCTTCAGTTGCTGTAGATGCACCAGTTATTGTCGTTGACACACCATTTGTTGTTGATGCTTCAGTTGTTAATGTGTCAGTTTGTGCACAAGTTGTAGTAACAAGCACAATGGCCACTATTTGTGAAGAACAGAATGAGAAATGTTTCAAAGTGTAACGTGTCAGAGTACAGGGAACACCTTCACTTCATATTGTAATAATCATCACTTACCTACTGTTAGCAACATTGATAATATTGGTCCAAAGTCCATTGTGTCTGCTCTTGAACCTGCAAAATTTGACATAAATTACTTTTTCGGCATTTCTACCTTTATTGGACAGTGACATTAAAAAGGCACTTCACATTTGGCAGGTATATTGCTGGGGACCAATGGCCGCATTTTGTGCAGTGTGCAGCATTATTACAAACAAAGACAATGAAAAGACGCAAATAGACACGATTCACAGCGGGCAAAGCACATGGCGCGacgcaaacacaaaatacacataatTCTTGTTTCCACACAGACTCCAAAGAGAAACAGTTGGCATTGTAAACCTTGAGCCTAGTTGAAGCTATTTTTTGTTAAAGGACCTCAGTAACTCATACTGTTTTACTTTTAGCAGATAAGAGTGAAAAGGgccataacatttgaactgtgtctctttctgtcttctgaGATGAACAGGTGTTTAGGCTAAAGTTAGGAACAGGAGCAGAAGGGAAGGTTGTAAAATGGTGTATTTTCAACTGTTGGCCTGCTAAAGATATCTTGGAGAGGGGTGTTTAACTGAGTTTCTACTATAAAGATGTGCTGAACTTTGGTTCAGCAGAAGACCCTTTAAGAATGTGCCGTGGTACTTGTGAAACTGTTTTCTCTgcatttgcaaatgtaaataaatactcaaagacTAAACTTTGGTTTAATTCTCAAATCGTCCTTATTTGTTTCATCTGGTGTTTATGATACGCACTCCTGCTGCTAACGAGAAAAACTTCCACTACAATCTGGCGTCAGGAACAGGAATTTTTCA from Sander vitreus isolate 19-12246 chromosome 19, sanVit1, whole genome shotgun sequence includes the following:
- the LOC144534005 gene encoding uncharacterized protein LOC144534005; the encoded protein is MTTGALTTTGSLTITAGSTTTTGGSTTGGSTTGASTTTGVSTTTTGGSSTTGSSTNRESTTTGGSTTTALPLTGRSTTTTGGTTTTTVSSTTTGGPTTTSESKTGVSTTTGGTTTTTTGGSTTTTTTTGGSTTTATTTTTTTTTTTTAAPPPVVVLSAVFVVPFVEELTNKSSIQFKNLEAEVVAVYNSIYSKRFGRLFIRTFVIQFSPARTRIDNTVAEVGIEFNQTASPSEIPNADVVAKTLVEAVSNPNNTFNLTVDTTSITIIHINISNSTTAAPTLNTTAVIPGAANTTTNTMISTTTPSTTTSTAATIITTTEAVTIKLLTFRSAGETFTIDLLNPSTAAFTSRASIIKSTLEPFYQKAFSSFRFLTVISFSSGSIINNLALTFSSTSIPNDTQIGNVLVRAASTITAFNVDTTSISVNGTQVSSGVSHKISLITASFLVILSWLLSSQQ
- the LOC144534622 gene encoding uncharacterized protein LOC144534622, with the protein product MLTLAADPSDVLNAQLLLNLQLLWIHLLLLILQLLKTPVVVNPPVVVESPVEVNPLVVVGPPVIDDTPTVVVAVDLPVVGEPPVVDSPVVVDTLVVITPVVDETPVVVAVIFDSPVGVELPVVDLSVVEPPVVVVVIYTVVVVVVVVDLPIVVESPAVVDPPIVVETSVVTVVDPAVVAVDPLDVVESPVIVETPVEVDPLVVVGPPVDDDKPAVVVAVDPPFVVEPPVVDSLVVEPPPVVIESPVVVDASVVDKPVVVEPSVVVDPTVAVVEPPVVADTPVVVGPPVVAEPTVVVDSPVVVVVVEPPVVDAPFVVDPAVVAVDPPAVVKPSVVVDTPVVDETPAVVSVDPPVVVKPPVVVDSPVVVDAPVVVDPAVVAVDPPVVVKPSVVDTPAVVVSVDPPVVVKPPVVVDSPVVVDAPVVVDPAVVAVDPPVVVKPSVVVDAPVVVTIVVDETSVVDAVIVDPAVGVELPVVDSSIVEPPLVVIGYPVVVEPPIVVESPVIVDPPVVVEPSVVGVAVPAVVAVDPLDVVESPVVVETPVKVDPLVVGPLVDDDKPAVVVAVDPPFVVEPPVVVDSPVVEPPPVVIESPVVVDASVVDSPVVVEPSVVVDTPIVDPPVVVDPSVVVEPSVVVEPPPVVIESPVVVDASVVDKPVVVEPSVVVDPTVAVVEPPVVADTPVVVGPPVVAEPTVVVDSPVVVVVVEPPVVDAPFVVDPAVVAVDPPAVVKPSVVVDTPVVDETPAVVSVDPPVVVKPPVVVDSPVVVDAPVVVDPSVAAVDPPVVVKPSVVVDAPVVITPVVEPSVAVDAPVIVVDTPFVVDASVVNVSVCAQVVVTSTMATICEEQNEKCFKV